A window of Myxococcota bacterium genomic DNA:
CGAGCGCGCGCAGCTCCGCCTGCACCTCGTCGCCGATGCGGGTGCTCGCGATCTCGCGCTCGCCGCTGTCGAGAATCACGCGCTCGATGCGCACCACCGCCTGCTCGATCGCGTCGACCGACACCGGCCGCTTCTGACACGCCTTCTGGATGCCGGTGATGATCTTCAGCCGGTCGAACAGCTCGCGCCGTCCGTCGCGCTTGACGACCATCGGGAACAGGTCCTCGATCCGCTCGTAAGTCGTGAAGCGCCGCCCGCACTCGGAGCACTCGCGGCGGCGGCGTTTCACGGCCGCGTCGCGCTGATTCCGCGCGTCGATCACCTTGGTGTCGGGGTGATCGCAGAAGGGGCAGCGCATCGCGGTCGCTCGCTCAGACCGGTGGCGTGTACGGCAGCGGGAAGCTCTTGGAGAGCTCGGCCACCTCGCTGCGGATCTTCGCGATGCGCGCCGCGTCGTCGGGCCGGTCCAGCACGTCCGCCATCCAGGCGCCGATGCGCTTCATCTCGGGCTCGCGCATGCCGCGCGTGGTGAGC
This region includes:
- the nrdR gene encoding transcriptional regulator NrdR produces the protein MRCPFCDHPDTKVIDARNQRDAAVKRRRRECSECGRRFTTYERIEDLFPMVVKRDGRRELFDRLKIITGIQKACQKRPVSVDAIEQAVVRIERVILDSGEREIASTRIGDEVQAELRALDPVAWLRFMSVYLGFGTIEDFRDAIDELAPKKGE